The proteins below come from a single Alligator mississippiensis isolate rAllMis1 chromosome 2, rAllMis1, whole genome shotgun sequence genomic window:
- the LOC109284759 gene encoding uncharacterized protein LOC109284759, with amino-acid sequence MPTSIPSTGSFKRDGPYTAPSKACLLSPLPEDEGATDVRHPSLHSAPSPGRSHHRNRPFSLTVTQTVRTTTPSTSTVISTRKTTPTTSASTTAKTTVSTESRPTTTTPTTLRSTTLTPTSTSEATTPGVRTSQTSTPTAATPATSSTTSTTTAKPTTTPTTVTLTTTAPLTTSTLHTTLESTTSHITTPTTTKSTTATVVIPTTTSTESTTTAMPTATPTTMAVTTSTTAVTSASKTILTHTRTTTTTKTTTQTPSTSTPSTIYIATVSSTTPGKGLFFYLINRDIRTDGTSLSGTKLKTWRTCNQNHYSNHYFFHCFQNHHSHNNYAYTINTINYTSHCHCDNNPYFYLSSCYSG; translated from the exons ATGCCTACCAGTATACCCTCAACAG GTTCCTTCAAGAGGGATGGCCCCTACACGGCGCCTTCCAAGGCCTGCCTTCTCTCTCCACTCCCGGAGGATGAGGGGGCCAC AGATGTGCGTCACCCCTCTCTACACAGCGCACCCTCTCCTGGTCGCTCTCACCATCGCAACCGCCCTTTTTCCCTCACAGTGACGCAGACCGTACGAACCACGACCCCATCAACCTCTACCGTCATCAGTACGCGGAAAACAACACcaaccacctctgcctccaccacgGCCAAGACCACTGTGTCCACAGAGTCCCGCCCAACCACCACGACTCCAACCACCTTGAGAAGTACAACGCTCACCCCAACCAGCACCTCGGAGGCTACCACCCCAGGCGTCAGGACCTCCCAAACCTCCACGCCGACAGCCGCTACCCCTGCCacttcctccaccacctccaccacaaCTGCCAAGCCAACCACTACGCCCACCACCGTGACGCTGACAACCACCGCCCCGCTCACGACCTCCACGCTGCACACAACCTTGGAGTCCACCACCTCGCACATcactacccccaccaccaccaaaagcacCACTGCGACTGTGGTTATCCCCACCACAACATCTACTGAGTCTACCACAACTGCCATGCCGACAGCTACGCCCACCACCATGGCTGTGACCACCTCCACGACTGCAGTGACCTCAGCCTCTAAGACCATCCTCACACACACCCGGACTACAACCACCACAAAAACCACGACTCAGACACCTTCTACATCCACCCCTTCCACCATCTATATCGCAACGGTTTCTTCCACAACACCAGGAAAGG gtttgtttttttatctcATCAACCGAGATATTCGCACTGATGGGACATCTCTTTCTGGGACCAAGCTCAAAACCTG GAGAACATGTAATCAGAACCACTACTCTAATCACTACTTCTTCCACTGTTTCCAAAACCACCACAGTCACAACAACTATGCCTACACCATCAACACCATCAACTacacctcccactgccactgtgaCAACAACCCCTATTTCTACCTCAGTAGTTGTTATTCCGGTTAG